A window of Clostridium sp. 'White wine YQ' contains these coding sequences:
- a CDS encoding UbiX family flavin prenyltransferase — translation MKKVLIGITGASGSLYAKRLIEELLQKDIFVYIVASDNGKKVMEYETSINLETWVYSLKEKYKNIQLEDIDNMFSNVASGSYKLDGVIIIPCSMGTLGEISNGISKNLIARAADVALKERRNLIIVPRETPFNTIHLENMLKLSKMGATILPAMPGFYHKPETLEDLVNFVIGKILDYLSIENDLFKKWGN, via the coding sequence ATGAAGAAAGTACTAATAGGAATAACAGGTGCTAGTGGAAGCTTATATGCCAAAAGACTTATTGAGGAATTACTTCAAAAGGATATTTTTGTTTACATAGTAGCATCAGATAATGGAAAAAAAGTTATGGAATACGAAACTTCTATTAATTTAGAAACTTGGGTATATTCTTTGAAAGAAAAATATAAGAATATACAATTAGAAGATATCGATAATATGTTTTCAAATGTAGCAAGTGGATCATATAAGTTGGATGGAGTTATAATAATACCTTGCTCAATGGGAACATTAGGTGAAATTAGTAATGGAATATCTAAGAACTTAATAGCTAGAGCAGCTGATGTTGCTCTAAAAGAAAGAAGAAATTTAATAATTGTACCGAGGGAAACGCCATTTAATACTATTCATCTAGAGAATATGTTAAAGCTTTCAAAAATGGGAGCTACAATCCTTCCAGCAATGCCAGGATTTTATCATAAACCTGAAACTCTTGAGGATTTAGTGAATTTTGTTATAGGTAAAATATTAGATTATCTTTCAATTGAAAATGATCTATTTAAAAAATGGGGGAATTAG
- a CDS encoding UbiA-like polyprenyltransferase, whose amino-acid sequence MVFNKVIKKAHDYGVLVMFSHTIFSLSFALISMLLAGNGMPPINKLIWILVAFLGARTGANAINRVIDAEIDKKNPRTSVRQIPQGKMNKGEVIIFSIICFLVMVFAAAQLNLLCLILSPIALFLMTIYSYTKRFTWMCHLVLGVTCAAAPVGAWIAVTGSISLLPLFMGAANTLWVAGFDIIYGAQDYEFDTNNGINSIPARFGVKNSLVISSFFHVLAMVFLVVVGLLSSSLGIIYFVGLAIIGVLFIVEHKIISPDNLSQVTIASYGINQIVSIVLLIFGLIDFFI is encoded by the coding sequence ATGGTTTTTAATAAAGTGATTAAGAAAGCACATGATTATGGTGTTTTAGTCATGTTTTCACATACAATATTTTCTCTTTCCTTTGCATTGATTTCAATGTTACTTGCTGGGAATGGGATGCCTCCAATTAATAAACTGATATGGATACTTGTTGCATTTTTAGGCGCAAGAACAGGGGCAAATGCAATTAATAGAGTAATAGATGCAGAAATAGATAAAAAAAATCCAAGAACGTCAGTAAGGCAAATTCCGCAAGGAAAAATGAATAAAGGAGAAGTAATAATATTTTCGATTATTTGTTTTTTAGTTATGGTTTTTGCAGCAGCACAGTTAAATTTATTATGTCTAATACTTTCTCCAATAGCCCTATTTTTAATGACAATATATTCCTACACTAAGAGATTTACATGGATGTGTCATTTAGTGTTAGGGGTTACCTGTGCAGCAGCTCCAGTTGGTGCATGGATAGCAGTTACAGGAAGTATTTCTTTACTGCCTTTATTTATGGGTGCTGCTAATACTCTATGGGTGGCTGGATTTGATATAATTTATGGAGCTCAAGACTATGAGTTTGATACTAATAATGGAATAAATTCAATACCTGCAAGATTTGGTGTGAAAAATTCGCTTGTAATATCATCATTTTTTCATGTTTTAGCAATGGTATTCTTAGTTGTTGTTGGGTTATTAAGCTCAAGCCTAGGAATTATTTATTTTGTTGGATTAGCTATTATTGGAGTTCTTTTCATTGTAGAGCATAAAATTATTTCACCAGATAATTTATCTCAAGTTACAATAGCATCATATGGAATTAATCAAATAGTTAGTATAGTATTATTAATATTTGGTTTGATAGATTTCTTTATTTAA
- a CDS encoding menaquinone biosynthesis decarboxylase encodes MAYKDLHNFVNHLENNNELKRISTEVDSYLEITEIADRVSKEYGPALLFENVKNSKYPVLINAMGTYERMAMSLGVDKLDDIGNDISEFIDMTNYLGLMNKFKSLPRLTRLATVFPIKLPTKGACQEVIEMDPDLSTLPILHCWPQDAGRFVTLPLVFTKDPETETQNVGMYRLQVFDKNTTGMHWHLHKDGREIYEKYKLKGGKMPVSVALGCDPAITYSATAPLPKMIDEMMFAGFLRKSPVKLVKSITNDIYVPADAEFVIEGYVDVNEELRLEGPFGDHTGYYSLADYYPVFHVTCITHKKKAIYPATIVGKPPMEDCYMGKATERIFLPLLKMQYPEIIDFSFPLEGVFHNCVIVSIKKRYPGHAKKIMNSLWGIGQMMYTKMIIVVDENVSPHDISTVAWKVFNNIDAKRDVVISEGPLDALDHASDLPHYGYRMGIDATKKWKSEGHAREWPDDIEMNDEVKELVTRRWKEYGF; translated from the coding sequence ATGGCGTACAAAGATTTACATAATTTTGTGAATCACCTAGAAAATAATAATGAACTAAAAAGAATATCCACAGAAGTAGATTCTTATTTAGAAATAACAGAAATAGCTGATAGAGTATCTAAAGAATATGGACCAGCACTGTTATTTGAGAATGTTAAAAATTCAAAATATCCAGTATTAATTAATGCAATGGGTACTTACGAGAGAATGGCTATGTCACTAGGTGTTGATAAACTAGATGATATAGGTAATGATATATCTGAATTTATTGATATGACAAATTACTTAGGGCTTATGAATAAATTTAAGTCACTACCAAGACTTACAAGATTAGCAACAGTATTTCCTATAAAATTACCTACTAAAGGTGCCTGCCAAGAGGTAATAGAAATGGATCCAGATTTAAGTACATTGCCAATATTACATTGCTGGCCACAAGATGCAGGAAGATTTGTAACATTACCATTAGTATTTACCAAAGATCCTGAAACTGAGACACAAAATGTTGGGATGTATAGACTTCAAGTTTTTGATAAAAATACTACTGGGATGCATTGGCACCTACACAAGGATGGAAGAGAAATATATGAAAAATACAAATTAAAAGGTGGCAAGATGCCAGTGTCAGTAGCATTAGGTTGTGACCCTGCTATAACTTACTCAGCTACGGCGCCATTACCAAAGATGATAGATGAAATGATGTTTGCAGGATTTTTAAGAAAGTCTCCAGTAAAATTAGTTAAATCTATTACTAATGATATTTATGTACCAGCTGATGCTGAGTTTGTAATAGAAGGCTATGTTGATGTAAATGAAGAGCTTAGATTAGAAGGTCCTTTTGGAGACCATACAGGCTATTATTCTCTAGCAGATTATTATCCAGTTTTCCATGTAACATGCATAACACACAAGAAAAAGGCTATTTATCCGGCTACCATTGTTGGAAAACCTCCTATGGAAGATTGTTATATGGGAAAAGCAACAGAGAGAATATTCTTACCACTATTAAAAATGCAATATCCTGAAATTATAGATTTTAGTTTCCCACTAGAGGGAGTATTTCATAATTGTGTAATTGTTTCTATAAAGAAAAGATATCCTGGACATGCAAAGAAAATAATGAATTCTTTGTGGGGAATTGGGCAAATGATGTATACAAAAATGATAATTGTAGTGGATGAAAATGTAAGTCCTCATGATATCTCTACTGTAGCTTGGAAGGTATTTAATAATATTGATGCAAAAAGAGATGTAGTAATATCCGAAGGACCACTTGATGCTTTAGATCATGCATCAGACTTGCCGCATTACGGATATAGAATGGGTATAGATGCAACTAAAAAGTGGAAGAGTGAGGGGCATGCAAGAGAATGGCCAGATGATATAGAAATGAATGATGAAGTTAAAGAACTTGTGACTAGAAGGTGGAAAGAATATGGTTTTTAA
- the cax gene encoding calcium/proton exchanger yields MKFMKLLLIFIPVSIVGEFLHFTPTIMFILAALAIVPLAGLMGEATEEISYYTGPKLGGFLNATFGNATELIISFFALREGLFDVVKASIAGSVIGNILLVLGASMLAGGLKFKTQTFNKKIVEVSSSMLLFAVIGLSIPAIFTHTLKSELLNTQYEGLSVAVAIIMIIIYLFSLYFNFFTHKDLYVLNDEEQREANWSLKKSIFVLIAATVLIAIESEFLVSAVEPMTEALGLSTFFVGIILIPIIGNAAEHSTAVVMAIKNKMDVSIEIAIGSSLQIILFVAPVLIFLSLLFTPMSIIFNEFELISLVVSVLIANRVASDGESNWLEGVQLLAVYFIIGASFFII; encoded by the coding sequence ATGAAGTTTATGAAGCTGTTATTAATATTTATACCAGTAAGTATAGTTGGGGAATTTTTACACTTTACACCTACCATAATGTTTATATTGGCAGCATTAGCTATAGTGCCATTAGCAGGGTTAATGGGGGAAGCAACAGAAGAGATATCATATTATACTGGACCCAAATTAGGTGGATTTTTAAATGCAACATTTGGGAATGCAACTGAACTTATAATATCATTCTTTGCATTAAGAGAGGGCTTATTTGATGTCGTTAAAGCCTCAATTGCGGGTTCAGTTATAGGAAATATACTTTTGGTATTAGGAGCAAGTATGCTTGCAGGTGGATTAAAATTTAAAACTCAAACATTTAATAAAAAAATTGTTGAAGTATCTTCAAGTATGCTGCTATTCGCAGTTATTGGGCTTAGTATCCCTGCAATTTTCACACATACATTAAAATCAGAGTTATTAAATACTCAGTATGAAGGATTAAGTGTTGCAGTTGCTATTATTATGATAATTATTTATCTATTTAGTTTATATTTTAACTTTTTTACACATAAAGATCTTTATGTACTAAATGATGAAGAGCAAAGAGAAGCAAATTGGTCATTAAAAAAGTCTATTTTTGTATTAATTGCAGCAACTGTGTTAATAGCTATAGAAAGTGAATTTTTAGTTAGTGCAGTTGAACCTATGACAGAAGCGCTTGGATTAAGTACGTTCTTTGTAGGAATAATATTAATACCTATCATTGGAAATGCAGCAGAGCATAGTACAGCTGTTGTAATGGCTATCAAAAATAAGATGGATGTATCTATAGAGATAGCTATAGGGTCTAGTCTACAGATTATACTGTTTGTTGCACCTGTATTAATATTTTTAAGTCTACTATTTACTCCGATGAGTATAATATTTAACGAATTTGAATTGATTTCTCTTGTGGTATCCGTGCTTATAGCGAATAGAGTAGCAAGTGACGGAGAATCAAACTGGCTAGAAGGGGTTCAACTTCTAGCTGTCTATTTCATAATAGGAGCATCATTCTTTATAATTTAA
- a CDS encoding EAL domain-containing protein yields MNWFNNLKIKQKLTLSFIIVALFSGIVGFIGIRNIGKLNANSSDLYKRNFQAMKNISAIKSNLIQINFDIYKIINEKDKGTYVNLRNEIENLKNQDDSLLNDYAQTISEVKDQELFNEFTLILNQYRNYRKDLFNYLDEGNYDEASKTYSKLNTFSNNIVNNTDNYIQFNLDLAKESQAENENLYMSTLISTVFFGISGLILAIILGIHIASVISEQLKKLVSFAKSITEGNLDHNIDIKTKDEIGLLAESLNKAGAARREYEQDLTSNYEELEASYEEITALEEELREKYDELAISEENLKESEKLYKLISEASSDALFDWKVKDKIMYFSDRWYQLLGYSKEEFDSIDIKELIHVEDTSNIGDIIKNHWDRKTDSYTIEYRIKTKSGSYIWMISTGKTIYDKNGDPYRVVASHKDISELKEYQHKLEYMAYHDFLTDLPNRQYLYRVVNESLELESSKNSEIESALIFLDIDNFKYINDTLGHSFGDILISAIGDRLMRTLGDDDTLIRLGGDEFIIFMKDISSHEQVKAYAESILNIFSEPFNLNNNLVQITTSLGISLFPKDGLDLDELLTKSDIAMYNSKKLGKNNYTFYNDGMNKEVVGRMKIERHLRDAINRNEFYLHYQPQVNLKTNAISSFEALIRWNNPELGFVSPLDFISIAEENHKIIDIGTWVLKTACEFIKEIHTNHNSDCYISVNVSVIQLMQSDFVDTVIRILNETSVSPSQLEIEITESIFIESYELINSKLEELRGMGVKIALDDFGKGYSSLSYLKQLPITTLKIDKSFIDDIIVSNKNSLVENIIDIGHKMDLNVVAEGVETQDQLRFLDNYNCDTIQGYYFSRPVEKEAAIQLINEGLIS; encoded by the coding sequence ATGAACTGGTTTAATAATTTAAAAATTAAGCAAAAGCTTACTTTATCATTTATAATTGTAGCCCTATTTAGTGGGATCGTAGGTTTTATAGGAATAAGAAACATTGGCAAATTAAATGCAAATTCTAGTGATTTATATAAAAGAAACTTTCAAGCTATGAAAAATATTTCTGCTATAAAATCAAATTTGATACAAATAAATTTTGATATATATAAAATCATTAATGAAAAAGATAAAGGTACATATGTTAACTTAAGAAACGAAATTGAAAATTTAAAAAATCAAGATGATTCTCTTTTAAATGATTATGCACAAACCATCTCTGAAGTTAAAGATCAAGAACTTTTTAATGAATTTACCTTAATCCTAAACCAATATAGAAACTACAGAAAAGATTTATTTAATTATTTGGATGAAGGTAATTATGATGAGGCTTCTAAGACATACTCCAAATTAAATACATTTAGCAATAATATAGTTAACAACACGGATAATTATATACAATTTAATTTAGATTTAGCAAAAGAATCTCAAGCTGAAAATGAAAACTTATATATGAGTACTCTTATTTCTACAGTTTTTTTTGGTATATCAGGTTTAATTCTTGCTATTATCTTAGGAATTCATATAGCTTCAGTTATCTCAGAACAATTAAAGAAATTAGTATCTTTTGCAAAATCAATTACAGAGGGGAACTTAGATCATAATATTGATATAAAAACTAAAGATGAAATCGGACTACTAGCTGAATCTTTAAACAAAGCGGGTGCTGCAAGACGGGAATACGAGCAGGATTTAACAAGCAACTACGAAGAACTTGAAGCTTCCTATGAAGAAATAACTGCTCTAGAAGAAGAATTAAGAGAAAAATATGATGAGCTTGCTATTAGTGAAGAAAACTTAAAGGAAAGCGAAAAACTCTATAAACTAATTTCTGAAGCTTCATCTGATGCTTTGTTTGATTGGAAAGTTAAAGATAAAATCATGTACTTTTCTGATAGATGGTATCAGCTATTAGGCTATTCTAAAGAAGAATTTGATTCTATTGACATTAAAGAACTAATACATGTAGAAGATACTTCAAACATAGGTGATATAATAAAAAATCATTGGGATAGAAAAACTGACTCCTATACGATTGAATATAGAATTAAAACTAAATCTGGTTCTTACATTTGGATGATTTCTACCGGTAAAACAATTTACGATAAAAATGGCGATCCTTATAGAGTTGTAGCATCACATAAAGATATATCTGAACTAAAAGAATACCAACACAAGCTAGAATATATGGCTTATCACGATTTCTTAACTGATCTTCCTAATAGACAGTATTTATATCGAGTTGTAAATGAATCTTTAGAACTAGAAAGTTCAAAGAATTCTGAAATAGAAAGTGCACTTATATTTTTAGATATAGATAATTTTAAATATATAAATGATACATTAGGGCATAGTTTTGGTGATATACTAATCAGTGCTATTGGTGACAGATTAATGAGGACTTTAGGTGATGATGATACATTAATACGTCTAGGTGGAGATGAATTCATCATATTTATGAAAGATATATCTAGTCATGAACAAGTAAAAGCCTACGCTGAATCTATCCTTAATATCTTTAGTGAACCTTTTAATTTAAATAATAATCTAGTACAAATTACTACAAGCTTGGGTATATCACTCTTCCCTAAGGATGGTTTGGATTTAGATGAATTATTAACAAAGTCAGATATAGCAATGTATAATTCTAAGAAATTAGGTAAGAACAACTATACATTCTACAATGATGGCATGAACAAAGAAGTTGTTGGACGAATGAAAATTGAAAGACATTTAAGAGATGCAATTAATAGAAATGAGTTTTATCTGCATTATCAACCTCAAGTTAATTTAAAAACTAATGCGATATCTAGTTTTGAAGCTCTGATTCGATGGAATAACCCTGAACTTGGTTTTGTTTCTCCTTTAGATTTTATTAGTATCGCTGAGGAGAATCATAAAATAATCGATATAGGTACTTGGGTATTAAAAACTGCTTGTGAATTTATTAAAGAAATACATACAAATCATAATAGTGATTGTTATATTTCAGTTAATGTTTCCGTTATTCAATTAATGCAGAGTGATTTTGTAGATACTGTTATTAGAATATTAAATGAAACTTCAGTTTCACCATCCCAACTAGAAATTGAAATAACTGAATCAATATTTATTGAATCTTATGAATTAATTAATAGTAAATTAGAAGAACTCCGTGGAATGGGAGTAAAAATAGCCTTAGATGATTTTGGAAAAGGTTATTCTTCACTTAGTTATTTAAAGCAGCTACCGATAACAACCTTAAAAATAGATAAAAGTTTTATAGATGATATCATAGTTTCTAATAAAAATTCTTTAGTTGAAAATATAATAGATATAGGGCACAAGATGGATTTGAATGTTGTTGCCGAGGGAGTCGAAACTCAAGACCAATTAAGATTTTTAGATAATTATAATTGTGATACAATTCAAGGATACTATTTTAGTAGACCTGTTGAGAAAGAAGCTGCAATTCAATTAATTAATGAGGGTTTAATTAGTTAA
- a CDS encoding glycerate kinase family protein, whose protein sequence is MKKLKIVIAPDSFKESIDAFKASEAIKEGFIKVFPEAEYEVIPMADGGEGTSEVIIDALNGEFINANVTGPLGNIIESKFGYINKECKAVIEVAAACGLALVPQEKRNPLKTTSFGVGEMILKALDKGAKHILIGLGGSSTNDGGLGMLLALGAKAYDNDGNAIGGYGKELININTIDLTSIDKRIYEVNIEVACDVENPLIGENGATYTFGPQKGATTQIMEELELGMKNYSNIIKASTGIDIGNTPKAGAAGGLGAAFMLIGGNLKKGIDIVLENIKFEERIQNADYIITGEGSIDSQTKYGKTIAGIAKMSKSKNIPVIVEAGKVSDDISELYEMGVTAVFGIVDEPKTLEEALLNGYNALRKASENIARLLVVKKN, encoded by the coding sequence GTGAAGAAATTAAAGATTGTAATAGCACCAGATTCATTTAAAGAAAGTATAGATGCCTTTAAAGCTTCAGAAGCAATAAAAGAAGGATTTATTAAAGTATTTCCTGAAGCAGAGTATGAGGTTATTCCCATGGCTGACGGTGGAGAAGGGACTTCAGAAGTAATTATAGATGCCCTGAATGGAGAATTTATTAACGCAAATGTAACAGGACCTTTAGGCAATATAATAGAAAGTAAATTTGGATATATAAATAAAGAATGTAAAGCTGTAATAGAAGTGGCAGCTGCATGCGGGCTTGCTTTAGTTCCTCAAGAAAAAAGAAATCCTTTGAAAACTACGAGTTTTGGGGTAGGGGAAATGATTCTAAAGGCGTTAGATAAAGGTGCTAAGCATATTCTTATTGGATTGGGTGGATCTTCAACAAATGATGGTGGACTTGGTATGCTATTGGCATTAGGGGCTAAAGCTTATGATAATGACGGAAATGCTATAGGTGGATATGGAAAAGAATTGATTAATATAAATACTATAGACCTTACATCGATAGATAAAAGAATTTATGAAGTAAATATCGAAGTTGCATGTGATGTTGAAAATCCTTTAATAGGAGAGAACGGTGCTACCTATACATTTGGTCCACAGAAGGGAGCCACAACTCAGATAATGGAAGAGTTAGAGTTAGGTATGAAAAACTACTCTAACATTATAAAAGCATCCACAGGGATTGATATTGGGAATACACCAAAAGCAGGCGCAGCTGGAGGACTCGGAGCTGCATTTATGCTAATTGGAGGAAATTTGAAAAAGGGAATAGATATAGTGCTAGAAAATATAAAGTTTGAAGAAAGAATACAGAATGCTGATTATATAATCACTGGGGAAGGAAGTATTGATTCTCAGACTAAGTATGGAAAAACTATAGCTGGAATAGCAAAAATGTCAAAATCAAAAAACATCCCTGTTATTGTAGAAGCGGGAAAAGTGAGTGACGATATTTCAGAACTATATGAGATGGGAGTGACAGCAGTTTTTGGAATTGTTGATGAACCTAAAACATTAGAAGAAGCATTATTAAACGGATACAATGCACTAAGAAAGGCATCAGAAAACATAGCAAGGTTATTAGTAGTAAAAAAGAACTAA
- a CDS encoding aminotransferase class I/II-fold pyridoxal phosphate-dependent enzyme: MILENMILDNVKNMPPSGIRKYFDLINEMEDVISLGVGEPDFVTPWNVREAGIYSLEQGHTHYSSNAGFIELRYEISKYLNRRFNLQYDPKEEIIVTVGGSEGIDIALRALVGPGDEVIVPEPSFVAYKGCTAFTGATAKVLNLRAEDEFKLTPELLEKAITPKTKVVIVPFPNNPTGAIMNREELAGIVDVLKDKDIIVISDEIYAELSYGNEHVSIASFPEMKEKTLVINGFSKAYAMTGWRLGYICGHPVLIDAMKKIHQYAIMCSPTTAQYAAIEALKNSDASVEEMVKEYNRRRRVLVDGFRKMGLECFEPLGAFYVFPSVKSTGMSSDEFCEKLLMEEKVLVVPGNAFGDCGEGFIRACYASSMDNIMEALKRIERFLEKHNS, encoded by the coding sequence ATGATATTAGAAAATATGATTTTAGACAATGTGAAAAATATGCCTCCATCAGGTATAAGAAAATATTTTGATTTGATTAATGAAATGGAGGATGTTATTTCATTAGGAGTAGGGGAACCAGATTTTGTAACCCCATGGAATGTAAGAGAAGCAGGTATTTATTCACTTGAGCAAGGACATACACACTATTCTTCAAATGCTGGTTTTATTGAGTTAAGATATGAGATATCAAAATACCTTAATAGAAGATTTAATTTACAGTACGATCCTAAAGAAGAAATTATAGTTACTGTAGGAGGAAGTGAAGGTATAGATATTGCTTTAAGAGCACTAGTTGGCCCGGGGGATGAAGTAATCGTGCCTGAACCAAGCTTTGTAGCATATAAAGGATGTACTGCTTTTACTGGAGCGACAGCAAAAGTGTTAAACTTAAGAGCAGAAGATGAATTTAAGTTAACTCCTGAATTATTAGAAAAAGCTATAACACCAAAAACAAAGGTAGTAATAGTACCATTTCCTAATAATCCAACTGGAGCTATAATGAATAGAGAAGAATTAGCAGGTATAGTAGATGTATTAAAGGACAAGGACATAATTGTAATTTCTGATGAAATATACGCTGAATTATCTTATGGAAATGAGCATGTTTCTATAGCATCTTTCCCAGAAATGAAAGAAAAAACATTAGTTATAAATGGATTTTCAAAGGCTTATGCTATGACTGGTTGGAGATTAGGATATATATGTGGACATCCGGTATTAATTGATGCAATGAAGAAAATACATCAATATGCTATAATGTGTTCACCAACAACAGCTCAATATGCTGCTATAGAAGCATTAAAGAACTCAGATGCAAGTGTTGAGGAAATGGTTAAAGAATATAATAGAAGAAGAAGGGTATTAGTTGATGGATTTAGAAAAATGGGATTGGAATGTTTTGAGCCATTAGGAGCATTTTATGTATTCCCAAGTGTTAAATCAACAGGAATGTCTTCAGATGAATTCTGTGAAAAGCTACTTATGGAAGAAAAGGTACTAGTGGTTCCTGGAAATGCGTTTGGTGATTGTGGAGAAGGATTTATTAGAGCATGTTATGCTTCATCCATGGACAATATTATGGAAGCATTAAAAAGAATAGAAAGATTTCTTGAAAAGCATAATAGTTAA
- a CDS encoding Lrp/AsnC family transcriptional regulator produces MEEILEILEKNSRYTDEQIATMSGKSVEEVRDAIRDFEERSIIAGYTTLINWENTGKETVTALIEVKVTPQRGEGFDKVAERIYNFPQVKACYLMSGGFDLTVIIEGKTMKEVALFVSEKLAVQEYVLSTATHFVLKKYKDHGTIFKEKQIDDREAIFI; encoded by the coding sequence ATGGAAGAAATATTAGAAATTTTAGAGAAGAATAGCAGGTATACAGATGAACAAATAGCCACAATGTCTGGAAAGTCTGTAGAAGAGGTTAGAGATGCAATTAGGGATTTTGAAGAAAGAAGCATAATTGCTGGATATACAACATTAATTAATTGGGAAAATACAGGTAAGGAAACAGTTACTGCATTAATTGAAGTGAAGGTTACCCCTCAAAGAGGAGAAGGCTTTGATAAGGTTGCAGAAAGAATATATAACTTCCCCCAAGTTAAAGCTTGCTACCTTATGTCAGGTGGTTTCGATTTAACGGTTATAATTGAAGGGAAAACTATGAAGGAAGTTGCTCTTTTTGTTTCAGAGAAATTAGCAGTGCAAGAGTACGTATTAAGTACAGCGACTCACTTTGTATTAAAAAAATATAAAGATCATGGAACAATATTTAAAGAGAAACAAATAGATGACAGGGAGGCAATATTTATATGA
- a CDS encoding ABC-2 transporter permease, with amino-acid sequence MKDLVLNYFKMIRAGFFHRIFLLSLWLIIPSILSIVGIGTNLASVFILFIISCIILPRIMEETWEGYIFYSAIPIRTKDIVKFMYMNTYIIFIIGLIMNLIFSYIAKKPVSMQYIIAISMMLLLTNVFYSYYPIQGHIDAIFMNEKEISFNGVIITILFVTTFLLELIFNSSINQSSLLIFQWILIIGILLITIGTTKISYRATLKRIME; translated from the coding sequence ATGAAGGATCTAGTTTTAAACTATTTTAAAATGATAAGAGCAGGCTTCTTTCATAGAATATTTTTATTGTCATTGTGGCTAATAATTCCTTCAATACTAAGTATAGTGGGTATTGGAACCAATTTAGCAAGCGTATTTATATTATTTATAATTAGCTGTATTATACTTCCGAGAATAATGGAGGAGACATGGGAAGGATATATATTTTATTCAGCTATTCCGATAAGAACAAAGGATATAGTGAAATTTATGTATATGAATACCTATATAATATTTATAATTGGATTGATAATGAACTTAATTTTTTCATATATAGCTAAGAAGCCAGTATCAATGCAATATATTATAGCAATATCAATGATGCTATTACTTACTAATGTATTTTATTCATATTATCCTATTCAAGGCCATATAGACGCTATCTTTATGAATGAGAAAGAAATTTCTTTTAATGGTGTTATCATTACTATTTTATTTGTGACGACATTTTTATTAGAGTTGATTTTTAATTCATCCATAAATCAAAGCAGTCTACTAATCTTTCAATGGATATTAATTATAGGGATACTTTTGATAACCATAGGAACAACAAAAATTTCCTATAGAGCCACGTTGAAAAGAATAATGGAGTAG